Within Mytilus edulis chromosome 10, xbMytEdul2.2, whole genome shotgun sequence, the genomic segment cttactttacATATTACATTCTTGCTGTTTAAAGTTATTTctttctataatgaacttgtTTAAGTTGTTTCAGAGAAGcagatttttgtaaaacttaatgtaagacgacgacggacgccaagtgaaaAAAGTTCACTTGACCCTTTTGGTCCAGGTGAACTAAAAAGggatgatttaaaaatatttcttaaagtGCTTTGAGGAGTTTTCATGAAACTACGGTGACTGGTTTATATAGATTAAGgtaacctccctttagtttttcatatatttttttatatgacattgAAAAATTAATTATAGATTTCATAACGACTGATAatggatatcgcttgatatcaactcgagttatttaattttgatataataataAACAAGCCTTCGCCTAGTTGTTATTTCTCATTGAATTAAATAACGAGCAGAGTTGATATCAAGTGATATCCAATTCTCACAAGTTGCTTAACCTAAATGTCTTAGGGTCAACACTCTCATATTTGAAAACGCGACGGACGTATCATGCATCCATGGcgcagcttttttttttttaaacagagtGAGAAACCTACTGAACAGCAGAGAAGATTCAGAAAATTCTATGTATAAAAGATATTCTACTAAAAGAGATATGTCCCCAGCCCTAACGTGTCAGGGGTGAATCAAACCATTCATAAaagaggagggggggggggggggagttccAACTACATGTTCCCATCCAAATGCATTGATTGGTCAAATCAAGAGGGATCCAACCCCCCCTGCTGGATCCCCTACTGCATGTCAACTGTCATTCTGTTCTGTtcgctgttgttgtttttttgtcttgATCTATCACTATAGATCTTCAGTTTTCCCCTTTGGCATATCACGGGAGTGAGTTTCACTGCTATGAactacataaataaaaatatatatcagagTTGGATAACTCTACCCGCCCTCTTCGGTCGCAACATTTTCTACCTCCTGTATCTATCATATGAGTTTTACTTTAATGAATTTAGTCGTGGAATTAGCAAATAAAGTAGCGTCagtcaaaatgaaaaaaacaaagtgaCAAGTCCAAACCGAGGTCCTAAAAATAAGATGAGAAATGGGACGAACTATGTGATCCAACAAGATAAGCAATTAAAGCGTCTACAAAGCCACCACCCGTGCGATTTTATGAATATCATGTTTGGGAATGTGAATCCAAGAAATACGGAGACAGCACACACCAATTCCAATAAAGATCTATCAGACATAGTCTGAGATTTGACACTCAATATGTTTGTACTGGTTTTATATCCTGAGCTcatttcaaaatttagaataacATGCCTATTTTATTTTGGTTGGGGGAGAGGTAGGACTGATGAATTACAAcaaaactattgacaaaaaccaaatatgacagacaaccactaaactaccATGCATGCAGCTAAACTGACTTGGATCATTGGgggagaaaagggggggggcaaaaattagttgaaaagggTGAACTCATCAGATCGATGAATACTGACAACTTTGGTTATCATTTAAAGATTGCtttcaaaaataacaatatttagatatcattgattttaagagAGGCACTTCATACGTATTCAAGAATCAGTGCTCACCCACTAGATTAGGAATTAAATATGccaggttattaaaaaaaaatcgtattgCAAGATCTTAGCGCTACTGTTTATATTGTAcagctgatatatatataaaagggcTGATACAGTTGAGGATGAACGTCTTTTTTTCAATCGTATGCGTTTCTTTAATCTTCATAGGCTAGAGTTACCGGTATATAgtgggagggttaagatctcacatgtttaatcccatcaaatttttgcgcctgtccttaAAGTTCGGAACCTCTGGGCTTTGTTtgtattgatgattttttttaattgaagttCATTTACAGAGACAGGTATAGGGGGCCCAGGGGGACGGCGCCTCCCATTTTGTGAGGGAAATTTGGTTCTTTATACAgagaatcattgaagcatgactggagcggacccCTCTTATGCTGTCAGTGGGcaccctcttatgaaaatttctggatccgccactgatttatATGTTGGAGTTTAGAGAAAGTCCATTTTTATTAAACTAGTACACACTTttatttaggagccagctgaggACAACCTCTGGGTACGGGATTTTGAAGACGcgttggtggacttcggctgctGTCAGCTCTTTAACATATTCCCAATttatattctcaattttatattctttttctaTGAGATTGAAACGAATAACTTCAGTAATTTTTCCacgttttttttcttctgaattcTAGATTCATCCATAAAAagcaaattccccatttccattctcaattttatgtaaggTAAAAATACATATGCGATTCATCATATCTCTTTTGGCATAAGAATAAGAAAGCatataaaatcttgaaatcttctTTAAAGAGTTAACAgacatattttattagactttaTGACccaataaaataaccaaaaacgatTGATTATCATTGCACCATCTattgatattatattgtttttCTAGAAGCATAAATCAAAGGTTTCTGAAATCTTTTTcatattgttttcaatatttaatttctgtgcatatttatttgtatttcaaagataTCTATGTTTTCCGATACTTTCAACATAGAAATGATCCCTTCATTGATAAAGAGTAGTCTTAATTTCCCGCgttttttaaaccttttattcagatgagttatttcccttggctAATATAGAACAATCTAAATTAATAAAAGGACCGGGTTTTTAAATAGTTTACCATCATAATAAATTAGGATAAATTACTAGCAAGTGCCTAATAAATCTGTATAATTTATTTCGACTGTTTATTTAATTCATAAGAATACTACATTTGCATATATTCAGTGCGATCCTCATTCTATTGGGACTTCCTGTCATGGAGTTACAGAAAATCTTGAGTCCTGTCTGGACGTCAAAATAAGTTGTAAATGAATAATTAGTGACATGAAAAGAAGTTTAAACGGtaaattgaagtaaaaataatgttttgtaaTTGACGGATAGCGTTTATTCCGACCCAAAACGTCCCTTTTAAAAAAAGTCGGAAAATGCGTTGCATTCCTGTCGCTTCTCTcttcgagagaagctctactgtgatagtcgactttggtatatttttacccccttattgataggatttcaaactcctgtggcagcactcgcacctggaAAGTTGAAAGGGATTTATATATAAACTGTAAGaatttgtttcccaatccactatgaataaaaatgtttaaaattttaaactgataaatctgagtttgtaaaagtaaataaattaaaCGTTATAGCTAATTCGCATATTCAGAAATGTATAGTGCTACTTACATAACAGAACTAATATACTGAGTATAACAACCTTCATTTTGTATTAGATATTCAACCTTCTGCCTATTTTTATCTTTAAAGGTCATCGAACGTTCAAATCTGATCTTTCTTGTTTGATGCACTTTTAGGGCTTTGTCTACtttgtccttattttttaatttgtcaatTTTACCAGAGGGAAATAAAACATTTAGCGGGTTAAATGTCTTTGTGGACGCTCAACCATTCACTTAACAGTGGACAGTGGCgtaaacacacacaaaaaagaacAACATGTAAAGATAAGTTGCACATGTATAAACTCAATATATCTTCACGTCCATAAAGACAgctaacataaaaacaaaaaacgcaGATATAACAGTACTCGTAGTTACTggaagctagttcaaagccaatgaCCAGTAACACATGAAACATGCTCTCTTAGAATATTAACCGGTACACGTATAATGAATTAATTTCTAAGATGTCATAAACAGTCTGAGAAAGGCACGACATTGTGCCATGAcaatatatatgtaaacagtaACGGCATCATGCAGGATTATGAGTTCTCGCAACTGTACATGTATCAGTGGTTGACGATGTTACGTGTTTATCTTCTATGTTTTTTGgtaattattttgttatgagttatatgccgttagttttcttttgaatttttgaatttcgaTTGAATTAGTAACTTTCATATTTTGCatagtttttctcattgttcaaGGGAGTAtgtttgcctataattgcttacttcAACTTCATTTAATACGTTTGTGAATATATCTCTTATTggcataccaaatctccttattttcatatatgaagTAATACACattaattatgtcgtaattattcaaaatcaaaaggtTACTGCcaataaaaacaatttcaaagatcgtattactgtgttaaatttataacttttaggCATATTCAAGGGATCAACGAATAAACATGAGTCTTAACTTTACGGGCTCTATAAACAACACCATCGTCAAAATTAGGGTGTGATATCCTGTTTTTAATAAGTCAGTGATTTCGTaacaataaatcaaattaaaacctTTACCAAATTTTACCATGTATACAAAGAATGGATTTATCTTACCGTGTGTTATTTAGACTAATGATATATCGAAGAGATTTTCGACAGGCAGAGCCAAAAATCATAATCCATTATACTGTGTGCTAGTGACCTTATACGAattatatggggtcagtaaagattagggactttccgtttcgaattttcctcggagttcagcatttttgtgattttacttttttccatttgGGTCAGAGCGAATTACTCACACCATATATTATCCTGTTGACTCTTTAGTTTTTTCAAATAAAAGGAACGAGTCTCAAATTTATATAACACTTGTGCTACGTTTCAGTGATGCATACAACAAcaactgcttttttttttttagtgatcGATTAGAAATGACCTATATGAGACGAAATACTTATCAAACTGAATAATTGCGATGTTAAACCGAAGTGCAAATACACTATTGATGCACTACGTGCATGAATGATTGACTACTGGACAAAACAAGTTCAAAATATAGTATCACAAAGAGCATGTTGTAATATTCTCAGTACACCTAGCTATTATTAGTCTGAAATCTTATCAGTAATGTATTGAACCCTAGACAATAATTATTctgatataaatatgaaaatctCAAGATTATGCTCATTACTAGCCAAACAGCAAGAAGATGAAGGTCGTTCTGTGTTTCGCATTAGTTTTCCTTGGTACGTAATTATTTAATTGTAGCTAAAAGCAGACATTTACTTCACAACAGCTTTGATAAATCTTATGAAATAAGCCATGTGTAGTGTTATGTTATCATAATCTCCGCTACAAATGAAGAATGGAGGGAGTAGGCGGGAAAATAAAAATGCACATCTCCGTCCATCTGTTTATCCGTCCGCCACACTACTTTTGATTTTGgggaaacaattaaaaaaaccttgactacatatttgaaatttgaacatAGTGTTGAACCATAAAAAATACAGGTCAAATTATATTTTGACTGTGTTTAACCGTTCAAGATATGTGCCTGTTATAGTTATCTGAAAGTTGTTTAGTTTCAGAACGATAATAATAGATCCACTTTACAAAATCGTTTCTGGTTATAGATTAATTGAAACTTGCAAAGTTCATTTTTTGACAGTGTACGAAAAAAGATGTAAAATTTACTGTTTAATAGTATACacattaatatctttaaaaaggAGATTTGTTTTGTTTCCGTGTTTCAACTAAGATACTTTTTGAAAGTGTcctttaagtttaaaaaaaaatgttatgatcCATAAATAAATTCGATTTTGACAGTATTGGCCTTTAACATTCAGAAAGTATGCTGCTTAtaaattctaaatttaaaaatttatatggTTCCTAAATAATGAATTATGTACCATTGCATGGACATAATCtccaaaaattataaattaatgtCACAGTTTTGTCATTTACCAATCAAGAATTTTGCCACTATATTTTTTCTCTAAAGTATAATTTGATAAATTCCAGTTCTTTATGAAAGTATGTTTTCAACGTTTTAAAAATCGTTTTCAATTTAAACATAACATTATTGACAATAATACAAACGTGCCTAGTATTAAAGCTCGATTTTAACAAAATAGTAATTTCTGTTCAAGAGTATGCTATTGTTTGGGTATCTGATATTCATCGTCTCCCGATTCTAGTTTCCTTTTTTCAAATGTTCAAATTCACACTTCTCTGAACATGGACCTTTCGGTCAGTTTCCGACTTCaagagaaaagttaaaaaaaggaTTACATTCAGTATTAAATAGTAGAATCTTTATTATGAATCAGTATTTCAAAATCCATTTGTCAGGAAAACATAGAATgtaattgaaacaaaatgaaTTGAACTTACCTGACTTCTCATTTGTTTTTCCAACGCTTTATCCAAGGGTGACACAATTGTGATAGCAATAAATGTTCTATCACTTAGTTTCAACGATTTGATGTATTCACTTAACTGTAGGATATGTAATATAAGATTAATTTGTGTGTAATCCAATAACATCTTTTGGGAAATCATATTTGTATTTAAGACAAAACACTATTTTAGAATTTGCTAAAAAAATACATTCTCTTCATTTTACAGTTACAGTTTACGCAGAGCACTGTAGACTAGCCACGGGATGCACTCTGACACAATGTACTCAAGGAACATTGGCTTGTATTGACAGCAGATGTACATGTGCAACCGACACCGGTAATGGTAAGTTCTAAGAATATTTTGTTGATTTGCactgttattttttattcttcattTACACATGAATATAATCCAACATTCCTAAGGAATAAATCAAACAAAGCCATTTCAGTATGTATGAGGCAGTTACACTATAATAGATTCTTATTTAGTTAAAGATCTCCAAACATTTATAAAAGGAATCCtctgtaacaaaaaaatatattgatgttTTTACTAAATTTATGGcatatcaaaattgtttttccgtaatgcccgtgtcacactgtcccgatatttatatacgatggacacccgaattcgaaaattgtaagttcgtacgaagtcggtcccgatctcgttaaaataccaaaaagtgaccgaagcaagtacgatgaataacgaagtctatacgatggtgccgaaattatatacgatagcaaaagacgGACATACGAAGGTTTACCGAAGACGGGAATTTAAGCTTCATAtatcagccgaagcctacacgatggatcacgaaggctacacgatggattacgaaggctacacgatggattacgaaggctacacgatggattacgataaTGGCGCGAtagccatacgatgtctaaaagatacgaacagaatttcgacaacatatcgtttctgtacaagtctgccatgcatggcgggaaatcgatctttttgtctaattcttataaaacttagtttattatcccctcgcctactacatgtaagttgcgtgtagataaaattgttatggacactctaagAACCAAAATGcacaaaacttggtatggtgttactcgttaagaatatcttaagcgctattgactttaaagttcaaaggtcaggGTCACAGTCTGTGgtagttgtaatacaaggcaatatcacccttgtggacactctaaaatcaatatgcttcaaaagattttaaccacattcggtatattgttcctccttgtatgatctgacattttttacgttcaaggccaaaggtcaaggtcatgcagatggacttgttgtttctccttgaaatagcataatacacaggaaattggttgctcatttttttacctgctggttctaaagacaatattaaaggtatttccagttgctgaatgttttggttgatttctaaaaaaatagtttatgtatcaaatatgcatattcaatttaccattttctgcatgtgtcatatacaaatatagtgtccatatttgtccccaatatgttacatacgaggggatgccacgctcggcattgccttgtttgaactgtaaaatgtgtgcactagtctgaataatcacccataattatgcccatgtttactgatctatcttaaatgTAAGgtatgggttcgttgatcccttttattcaaaaagagctctttccaggagaatatcataataagatagacaaaaggaaggatgtggggaaagcaacaaatgcggcaaaatatgacatatagaaaacaaaatggttatggagtagacattcgtgtgacaacaactcagacgatacataaaaaatcagaataatgaagaaaaagttggtttccctatatacgcgtacctgcagtgttggtgtacgaggcgcgtttatgattttcattatgttacttgatatgaaaaattgacaaaaaataatattttacttgtaaaagtaaatcctgaacctgtaatagctgctcttcttgttccatttgaattattagaaacaacgctgtcgcctttcttccTCTCATAGAATCagatgatatgagctccatgttttgtgaacgtctttcttaactgtcgtattagactgaccagtgcatatcgctcatggcactttaaatgtattttagcgcgaaaattaacttacatttagctggatttattgccgtcgtagttccatcttgtcgcttcgtacttttattcgatggcaacacgacgggattacgagatcttcacgaagtcgtgttgccatcgtaagaccttcgggtatcttcgtgattcattcgtgttgacatcgtaatgtcaaaactgcccgatggaaacgatggaaacacgaatgcaatacgatgtgcaaagatgcattcccggtgacattacgatggtgaggatgttgatacgaactcaatacgaaccctcaacatcggacgcaccatcggggattttttaacatgttaaaaaatttagaaccattcccgaagttgtccccttaaggctagaaaaagtggccgatggttctacgatggttaaagatggcactacgaatagcccgatatggatacgatcagtcccgattttgaaaatttccattatcgtgttgccatcggcgtaaaaatcgggacagtgtgacgcgggcataatggAGAGTAATAAGGAGCAAAATTTAAAACCAATACAGGACTTTGACTATGAATTTTTCACTGTATAATAAACATTTGAATGTTTTTCAATATCTTCAAAAAGTGAAAAGTAAGCGTAACAAATATTTGATTCTTAATTCATATTCTCAATTATAGATAACATATCACATTTGATATTTCACATATTCTCATTATATACTCTGGGTTTTTTAAACGTATTATTTGCATGAAATATCTTCTATTTCTAGCTTGTACCACACGTGATGACTGTCACGCACATTGTCAAAATCATGGAGGACGAGCACATTGTGTCGATGGAAGTTGTAGGTGTCAACACTGAAgagtttttagaataaatatttgaTCTTACGTATTGTTGTTTTATGCAATACTATCTGGATATTATATGCCTTGTGTTACAGTGATATCTCTTGGAATTTAAATGTGcgacttttaattttagtttatttatatatttag encodes:
- the LOC139490851 gene encoding uncharacterized protein; the protein is MKVVLCFALVFLVTVYAEHCRLATGCTLTQCTQGTLACIDSRCTCATDTGNACTTRDDCHAHCQNHGGRAHCVDGSCRCQH